Proteins from one Vicinamibacterales bacterium genomic window:
- a CDS encoding DUF5695 domain-containing protein yields the protein MTRALRAGALALGACLSVAAAGGPTGSSIHQRPPKPVPTPGPMLEQGTLTLDTPDFELTLVRSSQTVAALKSKRAGGFDFTPGDLLVERSRNGYYHLGDLDLRVRVGTAGAWKSYSTARSRTAVTVLPASQPLLAAADLSPTLPPDLPVRVTREWRVENGALVLRFVLTNHSAEPVEVGSLGIPMVFNNILSGRSLDQAHAACVFSDPYLGLDAGYLQVTRLNGKGPALLVVPDGRTPFEAYSPILNPPRPPGSPAAGPQPVPAEPPPFTDPTPRGVTFEGFFDWMVHSQAHAESEWKNVDQWNPPTRRTVAPGASVSYGVAFVEAADIRAIERALAARSRPVAVGLPGYVVPADAEARLFLKYQSAIASMRVDPAAALTATKQAPTPGGWKAYSLRGTTPGRARLTITYADGVVQTIHYLVTKPPSEAVDDMGRFMTTRQWFVDPADPFKRSPSVMTYDRDENRIVTEDSRVWIAGLGDEGGSSWLAGALKQLGRPVAAELAKYQQFIDGVVWGGLQYGDGPRQYAVRKSLFYYQPDQMPPGYYRGDLNWTTWTSWKKDATEAVDRSYNYPHVAALHWTMYRLARNHVGLVTNHQWDWYLDKAYRTSVAMVVHAPRYAQFGQMEGTVFVEILRDLQREGWKDQAADLEARMKARTAVWTKLAYPFGSEMPWDSTGQEEVYAWTTYFGDLAKARVTLDAIVAYMPTVPHWAYNGSARRYWDFQYAGKVRRVERQLHHYGSGLNAIPVLAGYREHPEDLHLLRVGFAGAMGALTNIDADGFLAPAFHSFPDMLRRDAISGDCAQNFLGHAFNTGTYVVHDPEFGWQAFGGVVSARGSRVVVEPRDSFRMRVYLAPLGLWITLDAGHFERVEFDVAARTVRLSLAPATGVTPVARVRVEQPAAVAGVGTFAPRAAGLKSERGAYIVPLGATTTVLDVSSGRGRSR from the coding sequence ATGACACGTGCACTGCGTGCCGGCGCGCTCGCGCTCGGCGCCTGCCTCTCTGTGGCGGCCGCGGGCGGCCCAACGGGTTCCAGTATCCATCAGCGCCCGCCGAAACCGGTCCCGACGCCGGGTCCGATGCTCGAGCAGGGTACGTTGACGCTGGACACGCCGGACTTCGAGTTGACGCTCGTGCGGTCGTCGCAGACCGTCGCCGCGCTCAAGTCGAAGCGGGCGGGCGGGTTCGACTTCACGCCCGGCGACCTGCTCGTCGAACGCTCGCGGAACGGCTACTACCATCTCGGCGATCTCGATCTGCGCGTTCGCGTGGGAACTGCCGGCGCGTGGAAGAGCTACTCGACCGCACGGTCGCGGACGGCGGTGACCGTGCTTCCGGCCTCACAGCCGCTCCTTGCGGCGGCCGATCTCTCCCCGACGCTGCCGCCCGACCTGCCCGTCCGCGTCACGCGCGAGTGGCGCGTCGAGAACGGCGCGCTGGTCCTCCGGTTCGTGCTGACGAACCACTCCGCGGAACCCGTGGAGGTGGGCAGTCTCGGGATCCCGATGGTCTTCAACAACATCTTGAGCGGCCGGTCGCTCGATCAGGCGCACGCCGCATGCGTCTTCTCAGATCCTTACCTGGGTCTCGACGCCGGGTACCTGCAGGTCACGCGGCTGAACGGGAAGGGGCCCGCCCTGCTGGTCGTCCCCGACGGCCGCACGCCGTTCGAGGCCTACAGCCCGATCCTCAACCCGCCGCGCCCACCCGGATCCCCGGCCGCTGGACCGCAGCCCGTCCCGGCCGAGCCGCCACCCTTCACCGATCCCACGCCGCGCGGCGTCACGTTCGAGGGCTTCTTCGACTGGATGGTGCACAGCCAGGCGCACGCCGAATCGGAGTGGAAGAACGTCGATCAGTGGAACCCGCCAACCAGGCGCACCGTCGCGCCCGGCGCGTCGGTGAGCTACGGTGTCGCCTTCGTCGAAGCGGCGGATATCCGCGCGATCGAACGAGCGCTCGCGGCACGCTCGCGCCCGGTCGCCGTCGGCCTCCCGGGCTACGTCGTCCCGGCCGACGCGGAAGCGCGGCTGTTCCTGAAGTACCAGAGCGCGATCGCGTCGATGCGCGTCGATCCGGCGGCTGCGCTGACCGCGACGAAGCAGGCGCCGACGCCCGGCGGCTGGAAGGCCTACTCGCTGCGCGGCACGACGCCCGGGCGGGCGCGCCTGACGATCACCTACGCCGACGGCGTCGTGCAGACGATCCACTACCTGGTCACCAAGCCGCCGTCCGAAGCGGTCGACGACATGGGCCGCTTCATGACGACGCGCCAGTGGTTCGTCGATCCAGCGGACCCGTTCAAGCGCAGCCCGTCGGTGATGACCTACGACCGCGACGAGAACCGCATCGTCACCGAGGACAGCCGTGTCTGGATTGCCGGCCTTGGCGACGAGGGCGGCTCGTCGTGGCTGGCGGGCGCGTTGAAGCAACTGGGCCGGCCCGTGGCGGCGGAGCTGGCCAAGTACCAGCAGTTCATCGACGGTGTGGTCTGGGGCGGATTGCAGTACGGCGACGGCCCGCGCCAGTACGCGGTCCGCAAGAGCCTCTTCTACTACCAGCCGGACCAGATGCCGCCCGGCTACTATCGGGGCGACCTCAACTGGACCACCTGGACGAGCTGGAAGAAGGACGCCACGGAAGCCGTGGATCGCTCCTACAACTACCCGCATGTCGCGGCGCTGCACTGGACGATGTATCGCCTGGCGCGGAACCACGTCGGTCTCGTGACCAATCACCAGTGGGACTGGTATCTCGACAAGGCGTACCGGACGTCGGTCGCGATGGTGGTGCACGCCCCGCGCTACGCGCAGTTCGGGCAAATGGAGGGGACGGTCTTCGTCGAGATCCTGCGCGACCTGCAGCGCGAGGGCTGGAAGGACCAGGCGGCCGACCTCGAGGCGCGGATGAAGGCGCGCACGGCGGTGTGGACGAAACTCGCCTACCCCTTCGGCAGCGAGATGCCGTGGGACTCGACGGGGCAGGAGGAGGTCTACGCCTGGACGACGTACTTCGGCGACCTGGCCAAGGCGCGGGTGACGCTGGATGCGATCGTCGCCTACATGCCCACCGTGCCGCATTGGGCCTACAACGGCAGCGCGCGCCGCTACTGGGACTTCCAGTACGCGGGGAAGGTGCGGCGCGTCGAACGGCAGCTCCATCACTACGGATCGGGCCTCAACGCGATCCCGGTGTTGGCCGGCTATCGTGAGCATCCAGAGGATCTGCACCTGCTGCGGGTTGGATTCGCGGGTGCCATGGGCGCGCTCACCAACATCGACGCCGACGGCTTCCTGGCGCCGGCGTTCCACTCGTTTCCCGACATGCTGAGGCGCGACGCGATCTCGGGAGACTGCGCACAGAACTTCCTGGGCCACGCGTTCAACACCGGGACGTACGTCGTGCACGACCCCGAGTTCGGCTGGCAGGCGTTCGGGGGAGTCGTTTCGGCGCGGGGTTCGCGGGTGGTGGTCGAGCCGCGGGATTCGTTCCGCATGCGCGTCTACCTCGCGCCGCTCGGGTTGTGGATCACGCTCGATGCGGGGCACTTCGAACGGGTGGAGTTCGACGTGGCCGCGCGGACCGTGCGTCTCAGCCTGGCCCCGGCAACCGGGGTGACGCCCGTGGCCCGCGTGCGGGTGGAACAGCCGGCGGCGGTGGCCGGCGTCGGCACGTTCGCACCGCGGGCTGCGGGCCTGAAGTCGGAGCGGGGCGCGTACATCGTGCCGCTCGGCGCGACGACCACGGTGCTGGACGTCTCGAGCGGCCGAGGTCGATCCAGATGA